A single genomic interval of Candidatus Bathyarchaeia archaeon harbors:
- a CDS encoding 4Fe-4S dicluster domain-containing protein, producing the protein MVIDLGKCIGCMTCTVACECENFLPYGLSWAKVADFEDGKYPAVKRTFLPTLCMHCDEAPCVKTCPTEATMRREDGVVITDYDKCIGCRLCMIACPYDSRSYVEKLELPLPLSLMKKEVRSKYQLIKDQTASKCTFCAHRIDKAKETGKTPGKDPEVTPICVNTCVGNARYFGDLENPESEVSKLAKSDRAFVLYEEAKTRPSVYYLKRR; encoded by the coding sequence ATGGTGATAGACCTAGGGAAATGCATCGGCTGCATGACATGTACAGTCGCGTGTGAATGCGAAAACTTCCTTCCTTATGGACTCTCATGGGCGAAGGTTGCGGATTTCGAAGATGGAAAATACCCCGCGGTTAAAAGAACGTTCCTTCCAACGCTATGCATGCATTGTGATGAAGCTCCCTGTGTGAAGACGTGCCCCACTGAGGCTACGATGAGGCGTGAAGACGGAGTCGTCATAACCGACTATGACAAATGCATCGGCTGCAGGCTCTGCATGATCGCTTGCCCCTACGATTCCCGCTCATACGTGGAGAAACTAGAGCTACCTTTGCCGTTATCTTTAATGAAAAAAGAGGTTAGGTCCAAGTATCAGCTCATAAAAGATCAAACGGCGTCAAAATGCACCTTCTGCGCCCACAGAATAGACAAGGCGAAGGAAACAGGCAAAACACCTGGCAAGGATCCTGAAGTAACACCGATATGCGTAAACACCTGCGTAGGAAACGCCAGGTATTTCGGAGACCTAGAAAACCCGGAAAGCGAGGTTTCAAAGCTCGCGAAAAGCGACAGAGCCTTCGTGCTTTACGAGGAAGCAAAAACCCGTCCTTCCGTATACTACTTAAAGAGGAGGTGA
- a CDS encoding heterodisulfide reductase-related iron-sulfur binding cluster has translation MKEQRIPVEVVNPVGYKIPEILYDLRQRPLEFNLEELKKRLRSIRKYTVDNLDSLLQRLERSLKRYPEVSLIYARDAEEAVEALKNVCGSIRRLSVNKSNTVEELRKPLAEQGFEIEETYYQQFEDFTPVKERKPYWQMPEVPSEVKWRSFTSNPFRWEVNSGGLSESGRVILFGINAISAEDGTIFFLEHSRNISGGLREASHMIFLVGLEKVVRNREDGVFQTRSAGLFGFEGITSELKLQGAEREPLYESRGQALNPRISIILLDNGRRAIQKREDLRELLYCIGCRTCNAVCPFSYSSMRAGEWTKGPRNWIKMFRETFMQEARTNAEMVWDCTTCKSCEAHCPLEIGQVYKFIKMREQLVEEGRGPLPQHVRFGESVKANYNPYREPHSERFAWLNETLKRKAETVYFAGCTACYREKSIAESTVKILNSLNINFGVLGEQEWCCGSPLLRTGQRRLALEVAKHNVNSIVESGAKRVVTSCAGCYVTMKEDYERLLGLKPDFDVLHISELLYSLLEMGNLTFKKGLNMVATYHDPCHLSRSRAVFLPEPERHRVYEPPRRVLQAIPELKFVEMLRSRDHAWCCGAGGGVKAASPDVAVWMATERIKEAEEAKAQVMVTACPFCVRNLRDATVAANKPVRVFDLTELVSQAL, from the coding sequence TTGAAGGAGCAGCGAATACCGGTGGAGGTCGTTAACCCCGTCGGATATAAAATACCTGAAATATTATATGATCTTCGCCAACGACCTCTGGAGTTCAACCTGGAGGAGCTTAAGAAGAGGCTACGCAGCATCCGCAAGTATACTGTCGACAACTTGGACTCACTACTCCAGCGTTTAGAGAGGTCTTTGAAACGATACCCGGAGGTCAGTCTCATCTATGCCCGCGACGCTGAGGAGGCGGTGGAAGCTTTGAAGAATGTATGCGGATCGATTAGAAGGCTTTCGGTAAATAAGTCAAACACTGTGGAGGAGTTGAGGAAACCGTTAGCCGAGCAGGGCTTCGAAATCGAAGAAACATATTATCAACAATTTGAGGACTTCACACCTGTTAAGGAGAGGAAGCCCTACTGGCAGATGCCGGAGGTTCCCTCAGAGGTTAAGTGGAGGTCGTTTACCTCCAACCCATTTCGATGGGAAGTGAATAGTGGAGGGTTAAGTGAAAGCGGTAGGGTCATCCTGTTCGGCATTAACGCCATCTCAGCCGAGGACGGCACAATATTCTTCTTAGAGCATTCAAGAAACATTTCGGGAGGACTGCGCGAAGCATCACATATGATATTTTTAGTTGGCCTGGAGAAGGTGGTGCGCAACCGAGAAGACGGAGTTTTTCAAACTCGATCTGCAGGTTTATTTGGCTTTGAAGGCATTACGTCTGAGTTGAAGCTCCAAGGCGCGGAGCGTGAGCCACTATACGAGAGCCGAGGGCAGGCCTTGAACCCAAGAATCTCCATCATCCTACTGGATAATGGGAGAAGGGCCATTCAGAAAAGAGAAGACCTCAGAGAATTGCTTTACTGTATTGGTTGCCGGACATGCAACGCCGTGTGTCCATTCTCTTATTCTTCCATGCGCGCAGGGGAATGGACGAAAGGACCTAGAAACTGGATTAAAATGTTTAGGGAGACGTTCATGCAGGAGGCGCGGACTAACGCAGAAATGGTTTGGGATTGCACGACCTGTAAGTCATGTGAGGCGCATTGTCCACTTGAAATAGGGCAGGTCTATAAGTTCATTAAGATGAGGGAACAATTGGTCGAGGAGGGGAGGGGGCCTCTACCTCAACATGTCCGCTTCGGCGAAAGTGTGAAGGCGAACTACAATCCGTACCGAGAGCCGCATAGTGAAAGGTTCGCGTGGCTTAACGAGACCTTAAAGCGAAAGGCTGAAACAGTGTACTTCGCGGGTTGCACCGCATGTTACAGGGAAAAGTCCATCGCTGAATCTACTGTTAAAATTTTGAATTCTCTTAACATAAACTTCGGCGTTCTCGGAGAACAGGAGTGGTGTTGTGGTTCACCTCTACTGCGAACTGGTCAAAGAAGGCTAGCCCTCGAAGTGGCTAAACACAACGTCAACTCGATAGTGGAAAGTGGAGCGAAAAGAGTTGTTACGTCTTGCGCTGGATGCTATGTAACTATGAAAGAAGACTATGAGAGGCTGCTCGGCCTCAAGCCTGATTTCGATGTGTTACATATCTCGGAGCTTCTATACTCACTCTTGGAAATGGGGAACCTAACGTTTAAAAAGGGATTAAACATGGTCGCAACCTACCATGACCCATGCCACTTAAGCAGAAGCCGAGCAGTATTCCTACCTGAGCCGGAAAGGCATAGGGTTTATGAGCCCCCAAGACGGGTTCTCCAAGCCATACCGGAATTGAAGTTTGTTGAAATGCTAAGAAGCCGAGACCATGCATGGTGCTGTGGCGCGGGAGGGGGCGTTAAAGCAGCCTCCCCAGACGTGGCGGTGTGGATGGCAACTGAGAGGATTAAAGAGGCGGAAGAGGCCAAGGCTCAGGTAATGGTAACCGCCTGCCCATTCTGCGTGCGAAACCTGCGAGACGCTACGGTGGCGGCTAACAAACCAGTCAGGGTATTCGACCTGACAGAACTCGTATCTCAAGCCTTATAG
- a CDS encoding 30S ribosomal protein S19, translating to MPKEFMYRGYTLEQLKQLSMDEFIKLLPSRQRRSLLRGLTPQQKVLLENLRNLKKGEEGGKNVLKTHCRDMVILPEMVGLTILVYNGKEFLPVKIRPEMVGHYLGEFSSPIKKVVHGTPGIGASRSSMYVPLK from the coding sequence ATGCCTAAGGAATTCATGTACCGTGGATATACATTGGAACAGTTGAAACAGCTTTCCATGGATGAGTTCATCAAGCTTCTCCCTTCAAGACAGAGGAGGTCCCTTCTCAGAGGGCTGACCCCGCAACAGAAAGTCCTCCTGGAAAATTTAAGAAACCTGAAGAAAGGCGAGGAAGGAGGGAAAAACGTTTTAAAAACCCACTGCAGGGACATGGTCATCCTACCTGAAATGGTGGGCCTCACCATTCTTGTGTATAACGGAAAAGAATTTCTCCCAGTAAAGATTAGGCCGGAGATGGTGGGCCATTACCTCGGCGAGTTCTCTTCGCCGATCAAAAAGGTGGTCCATGGAACCCCAGGAATCGGAGCGTCAAGATCCAGCATGTATGTGCCGCTAAAGTAA
- a CDS encoding 50S ribosomal protein L2 produces the protein MGKRIIARRRGRGGSVFTSPTHRRVASSSYPTLDETSWRTGLRGVVKGLTHDPGRGAPLALIDLYGKGSFYLPSPEGLGLGDEVAVGGDAAPTIGSILTLGSIPEGTLVCNVELKPGDGGRIARSSGAYCMVVAHTPAGTQVKLPSGKTVYLDDRCKATVGVVAGSGRLEKPLLKAGKNHYKMRARSGTWPRVRGQAMNAASHPFGGGRHRHPGKPTTISRHAPPGRKVGLIAAKRTGRTKR, from the coding sequence ATGGGAAAAAGAATCATCGCAAGAAGGAGGGGCAGAGGTGGATCCGTGTTCACCTCCCCTACACATCGAAGGGTCGCGAGCTCCTCCTACCCGACTCTGGATGAAACCTCATGGAGGACGGGTCTGAGAGGAGTGGTGAAGGGCTTAACCCATGACCCCGGTAGGGGAGCGCCTCTAGCGTTGATCGATTTATATGGGAAGGGAAGCTTCTACCTTCCCTCACCAGAGGGCCTAGGCCTGGGAGACGAGGTGGCCGTGGGCGGAGACGCAGCCCCCACGATCGGAAGTATCTTGACGTTAGGTTCGATTCCCGAGGGCACCTTGGTGTGCAATGTCGAGTTAAAGCCCGGCGACGGTGGAAGGATCGCTAGGAGCTCAGGAGCCTACTGCATGGTGGTAGCCCACACACCGGCGGGCACACAGGTTAAGCTACCTTCTGGAAAAACCGTTTACTTAGATGATCGATGCAAGGCCACAGTTGGGGTTGTCGCGGGCTCCGGAAGGCTCGAGAAACCCCTACTTAAAGCCGGCAAAAACCATTATAAGATGAGGGCGAGAAGCGGAACCTGGCCAAGGGTCAGGGGACAGGCGATGAACGCCGCCTCCCACCCATTTGGCGGCGGGAGACATAGACATCCAGGCAAGCCAACCACCATCTCAAGACACGCCCCTCCGGGACGTAAGGTGGGGTTGATCGCCGCCAAGAGAACAGGAAGAACTAAACGCTGA
- a CDS encoding bifunctional phosphoglucose/phosphomannose isomerase: protein MNVLDQLETVKGVDRFDMLGKLREIPRYIPETLTRLSKLKLKAYGLKYSAVVIGGLGGSAIGGDVLRDWLSGDIDVPIVVNRGYGLPAFVNERTLFLAVSYSGNTFETLTQFDEALKRRCALYAITSGGQLEKRCLSFHVPLLKVPAGLPPRIALPHLFASLGYVMLLEGFLKGLADLEKASQAMMKLEEKIGIHVPSESNPCKKLALSLDGKLPVILGLDRFSSVARRFKTQLNENCKVQARYELIPELCHNEVESFRPTTGKLASDSPFAYFLMRSEAESGVESAVFEVIKEKLNRMGVKDVHEIWGVGGLLESLLTSIYTVDYLTCYLAILRGVDPTPVESIEEFKVSFKERLRRSHQPP, encoded by the coding sequence TTGAACGTTTTAGACCAACTGGAAACAGTTAAAGGGGTGGATAGGTTTGATATGTTAGGCAAGTTAAGGGAGATCCCACGCTACATTCCGGAAACTTTAACACGGCTCTCCAAGCTTAAGTTGAAGGCTTACGGCTTAAAATACAGTGCCGTGGTCATAGGAGGTCTAGGCGGGTCCGCAATAGGCGGGGATGTTCTCAGGGACTGGCTGAGCGGAGATATTGACGTACCCATCGTAGTGAACCGTGGTTACGGATTACCCGCCTTCGTTAATGAAAGAACTCTCTTCCTAGCTGTCAGTTATTCAGGCAACACGTTTGAAACCCTAACCCAATTCGATGAGGCTTTAAAAAGGCGATGCGCGTTGTACGCGATTACCTCCGGCGGGCAGCTGGAGAAGAGGTGCCTCAGCTTTCATGTCCCCCTTCTGAAGGTTCCAGCCGGTCTTCCCCCGAGAATCGCCCTACCCCATCTCTTCGCTTCACTAGGGTATGTAATGTTACTGGAGGGTTTCCTCAAAGGGCTCGCCGACCTCGAGAAGGCCTCCCAAGCGATGATGAAGCTTGAGGAAAAGATCGGAATACACGTACCTTCGGAGTCAAACCCCTGCAAGAAGCTGGCTTTGAGCCTTGATGGAAAACTGCCTGTGATACTGGGGTTGGACCGCTTCTCCAGTGTAGCTCGAAGGTTCAAAACCCAGCTTAACGAGAACTGTAAGGTCCAAGCCCGGTACGAGTTAATTCCAGAGCTCTGCCACAACGAAGTCGAAAGCTTCAGGCCCACAACGGGAAAATTAGCCTCGGATTCCCCGTTCGCGTATTTTTTGATGAGAAGCGAGGCTGAAAGCGGAGTTGAGTCCGCTGTCTTCGAGGTAATAAAGGAAAAGCTAAACCGCATGGGAGTAAAGGATGTTCACGAGATATGGGGGGTCGGCGGCCTCTTAGAAAGCCTGTTAACATCCATTTACACCGTTGACTACTTAACCTGCTATTTGGCGATTCTGAGGGGGGTCGACCCAACCCCGGTGGAGTCCATCGAGGAGTTTAAGGTCTCCTTTAAAGAGAGGCTTCGGAGAAGCCATCAACCACCTTAA
- a CDS encoding RtcB family protein, with the protein MSGKTSEKVPLNRLSDYVWEIPVGYKPGMRVPGRIYADEELIKKMRSDLTIEQCANVAHLPGIYKWAITLPDGHEGYGFPIGGVAATDFDEGVVSPGGVGYDINCGARLIRTSLNEHDVKPVLSKLIDLLFNYIPCGLGSRGKIKVTETELNKVVVDGVQWAIDRGYGWSEDQLHCEENGCMDGADPDKVSSTAKSRGMPQLGSLGSGNHFLEIDRVDKIYDEKCAQAFGVERVGQVMVLVHTGSRGFGHQVCDDYIRVMERAVRKYNIPLPDIQLACAPLKSKEAEDYLPAMAAACNFAWANRQMITHWTREVFEKVLGKSADALGMSLIYDVAHNIAKIEDHEVDGGMKTVCVHRKGATRAFPSGHVKVPAKYRGVGQPVLIPGSMGTSSWLLVGSEAGMKLSFGSTAHGAGRILSRAASKKRFWGGEVKKSLENQGIMIRAASMAVVSEEAPDAYKDVDRVAEVSHRLGVARKVARLTPLGVTKG; encoded by the coding sequence GTGTCGGGCAAAACGTCTGAGAAGGTGCCTCTCAACCGGTTAAGCGACTACGTGTGGGAGATTCCCGTGGGATATAAGCCCGGGATGAGGGTTCCAGGGAGAATATACGCCGACGAGGAGTTAATTAAGAAGATGAGGAGCGACCTCACAATAGAGCAATGCGCCAATGTGGCACATTTGCCTGGGATATATAAATGGGCAATAACCCTGCCCGACGGTCACGAGGGTTATGGATTTCCCATCGGCGGAGTGGCCGCTACAGACTTCGATGAAGGCGTGGTGAGTCCAGGTGGGGTGGGTTATGACATAAACTGCGGGGCGAGGCTTATAAGGACGAGTTTGAACGAACATGATGTAAAGCCTGTTCTCTCGAAGCTAATCGACCTTCTCTTCAATTACATTCCATGCGGCCTAGGCAGCCGAGGTAAAATCAAGGTTACGGAAACCGAGTTAAACAAGGTTGTTGTCGACGGCGTTCAATGGGCGATCGATAGGGGATACGGTTGGAGCGAAGACCAGCTCCACTGCGAAGAAAACGGATGCATGGATGGAGCGGATCCCGATAAGGTTTCCTCGACAGCGAAGAGTCGAGGAATGCCACAGCTGGGAAGTCTGGGTAGTGGAAACCACTTCTTGGAGATCGATAGGGTGGACAAGATTTACGATGAAAAATGCGCGCAGGCTTTCGGCGTCGAGCGGGTGGGGCAGGTAATGGTTCTCGTCCACACGGGAAGCAGAGGATTCGGCCATCAGGTCTGCGATGACTACATTAGGGTGATGGAGAGGGCTGTGAGAAAATACAACATACCTCTCCCTGATATACAGCTTGCCTGCGCTCCATTGAAGAGCAAGGAGGCAGAGGATTACTTGCCAGCGATGGCCGCAGCATGCAACTTCGCTTGGGCGAACAGGCAGATGATCACACATTGGACCAGGGAGGTTTTCGAGAAGGTGTTGGGGAAGAGCGCTGACGCGTTGGGAATGAGTCTCATTTACGACGTCGCCCACAATATAGCTAAAATCGAGGACCATGAAGTCGACGGTGGAATGAAAACAGTGTGTGTCCACCGTAAAGGTGCCACTAGGGCCTTTCCATCAGGCCACGTTAAGGTTCCAGCTAAATATCGAGGTGTCGGACAGCCCGTGCTGATACCTGGAAGCATGGGGACAAGCTCATGGCTCTTGGTAGGGTCAGAAGCGGGGATGAAGCTGAGCTTCGGATCCACGGCTCATGGAGCTGGAAGAATCCTGAGCAGAGCCGCCTCTAAAAAGAGGTTTTGGGGAGGAGAAGTGAAAAAAAGCCTTGAAAATCAAGGGATCATGATCAGAGCCGCCAGCATGGCCGTAGTAAGCGAGGAGGCTCCTGACGCCTATAAAGACGTCGACAGAGTGGCCGAGGTCAGCCATAGGCTCGGCGTCGCCAGAAAGGTCGCTAGGTTAACGCCCCTAGGGGTGACCAAAGGTTAA
- a CDS encoding archease — MKRYEVLDHVSDAYIEAYGSSLEEAFENAALGLFDVMVDISRVKRVFKDQFTVEAEDEESLLHDWLSTLHLKFEMEGKAYGSFKVHRIKKVSGVCRLTAKAYGEVFDPDRHAPKTEVKAVTRHRMGVTKSGGRWVVRFLLDL, encoded by the coding sequence ATGAAAAGATATGAAGTTTTGGATCATGTAAGCGACGCATATATCGAGGCTTACGGGTCCAGCTTGGAGGAGGCGTTTGAAAACGCGGCTCTAGGTTTGTTCGACGTGATGGTAGATATAAGTCGTGTTAAGAGGGTTTTCAAGGATCAGTTTACGGTGGAGGCTGAAGACGAAGAATCATTGCTGCACGACTGGCTTTCAACGCTACATTTAAAGTTTGAGATGGAGGGAAAGGCTTATGGCTCTTTCAAGGTCCATAGAATAAAGAAGGTTTCAGGGGTATGCCGGTTAACTGCTAAAGCGTACGGGGAGGTCTTCGACCCCGACCGTCACGCCCCGAAAACCGAGGTGAAGGCTGTGACGCGCCATAGAATGGGTGTAACAAAATCTGGTGGAAGGTGGGTGGTTAGGTTTCTATTAGATCTTTGA
- a CDS encoding Lrp/AsnC family transcriptional regulator has protein sequence MVKRFRFRKRLKPVKVLPFTAFILIKIEGGLKETVKKIKKIPGVKCVDPVTGEYDLIVKLEAKNEDEVKSRVDRMRSIDSIKGTLTLSVRPPTPEVYTDVESRIREVVGETGTVEPKYGGYDITVLNESMFPWPTVFKLLWEYQFEIWVTEKEDRITISCKSPFT, from the coding sequence GTGGTTAAACGATTCAGATTTAGAAAAAGGCTTAAACCCGTGAAGGTCCTGCCTTTTACAGCGTTCATTTTGATTAAGATTGAAGGTGGGTTAAAGGAAACGGTAAAGAAGATTAAGAAAATTCCTGGCGTAAAATGCGTGGACCCAGTAACAGGGGAATATGACTTGATTGTTAAGTTAGAGGCCAAAAATGAAGATGAAGTTAAAAGCCGCGTCGATCGAATGAGGAGTATCGACTCGATAAAGGGTACACTCACCTTAAGCGTAAGGCCCCCAACCCCAGAGGTTTATACGGATGTGGAATCTAGAATAAGAGAAGTGGTTGGAGAAACAGGGACAGTTGAACCAAAATACGGGGGCTACGACATTACGGTTCTTAATGAATCGATGTTTCCGTGGCCTACGGTTTTTAAATTACTTTGGGAATATCAATTTGAAATATGGGTGACTGAGAAAGAGGATAGAATAACCATTTCCTGTAAATCCCCATTTACGTAG
- a CDS encoding SLC13 family permease — MKRQWCLYALLILCVVLLSLFSGLNIGQVYSVTVFSALILGTLFFWRFRLSFAFTSIAILLAAGLIDVPRLVEFAGFDIILFLAGMMVVIGFLEEHRFFEVLINKVIGVVGQDVSRLLVIIMVMAALFSALVGEVTSILFMTSTVLHLTGKYRVNPIPYVLMTVFATNIGSGATVVGNPVGVMIALRAGLTFTDFLRWASPIVIISLLAMIPLTMKYFSKDMKELEERMRKFRTLKDGSEKPTVRTSEFMGSSIFFAATILLLVFHHQLEELLHLERNTMLLGIALGLAGVALMIERDKAREIVETRVDWGTLSFFIILFASAGTLKVMGVTSILARSLLSFAGGSETTLFASLSLITGVLSAFMDNVLAVATFIPIIQDLQLMGAYSFPLWWGVLFAATFLGNLTIIGSTANIVALGMMERRKVGHITFLQWIKPGFAVSLPTIFIALILIFLQIPLMPR, encoded by the coding sequence ATGAAGAGGCAATGGTGCTTGTATGCGCTGTTAATTTTATGCGTTGTGTTATTATCGTTGTTTTCAGGGTTAAATATAGGCCAAGTTTATTCTGTGACAGTGTTTTCAGCCTTAATTCTGGGGACACTTTTTTTCTGGAGGTTTAGGTTGTCGTTCGCATTCACCAGTATAGCCATTCTGTTAGCGGCAGGTCTCATAGACGTTCCCCGTCTAGTGGAATTCGCTGGCTTTGACATCATTCTCTTTTTAGCGGGGATGATGGTGGTGATCGGGTTTCTCGAGGAGCACCGCTTCTTCGAAGTATTAATTAATAAAGTGATCGGCGTTGTAGGGCAAGATGTGAGCCGCCTTCTAGTCATCATCATGGTTATGGCGGCGTTGTTTTCCGCTTTGGTAGGCGAGGTGACCTCAATTCTCTTCATGACCTCCACGGTTTTACATCTAACAGGAAAGTATCGAGTTAATCCCATACCTTACGTGCTTATGACGGTGTTCGCCACGAACATTGGCAGTGGCGCGACGGTTGTTGGTAATCCAGTCGGGGTTATGATCGCGTTAAGGGCAGGTCTAACTTTCACAGACTTTTTAAGGTGGGCTTCTCCCATAGTTATAATATCCTTACTCGCTATGATCCCTTTAACGATGAAGTATTTTAGTAAGGATATGAAAGAGTTAGAAGAGCGGATGAGGAAATTTCGAACACTAAAAGATGGTAGCGAGAAGCCAACGGTTCGTACCTCTGAATTCATGGGTTCCTCGATATTTTTCGCTGCTACTATACTTCTTTTAGTTTTTCACCATCAATTGGAGGAGCTTCTCCACTTAGAAAGGAACACGATGCTTTTAGGAATAGCGCTGGGGTTAGCCGGAGTTGCATTAATGATCGAAAGGGATAAGGCAAGGGAGATCGTCGAGACAAGGGTGGACTGGGGGACCCTCTCCTTTTTCATTATCCTTTTTGCGTCGGCAGGGACTTTAAAGGTAATGGGAGTGACCTCTATTTTAGCGAGATCCCTGCTATCCTTTGCTGGGGGAAGCGAAACCACGCTATTCGCCTCACTTTCCCTTATAACGGGGGTGTTGAGCGCGTTCATGGATAACGTGTTAGCGGTGGCTACTTTTATACCCATTATTCAAGATCTTCAATTAATGGGAGCTTATAGCTTTCCCTTATGGTGGGGAGTATTGTTCGCCGCCACATTCTTAGGTAATTTAACAATAATAGGAAGCACTGCCAACATAGTAGCATTAGGGATGATGGAGAGAAGGAAAGTAGGGCATATTACGTTCCTTCAATGGATTAAACCCGGCTTCGCTGTGAGTTTACCAACGATATTCATCGCCCTTATACTCATATTTCTTCAGATTCCATTAATGCCGAGGTGA
- a CDS encoding PfkB family carbohydrate kinase: MKDLTVLGHLTIDLLKDRRGYSKLPGGPAYYTSIAGKSMNLTVTAITKVGEDYPCSFLDKLRSHGVEVKLTATQRPTTTFEIEYDGDRKMRLLKKCADYTFEDLNHQFSRGLHLGPVAGEISSKVAYQAIRKAEFTSLDVQGFIRSFDDEGKITLRPSMNNIFTKAGLIKCSLEEAQAITDEMAPEAALRKLSNLGPRIVILTLGPQGAFMAVDEKGYRGPAYPQVKVRDVTGAGDVFVGAFLSGVLKQSDELWSFSLALAAASIAVEKVNSLSINLNRKTVEERAEWIHNRIYRV; this comes from the coding sequence TTGAAAGATTTAACGGTTTTAGGGCATTTAACGATAGACCTCCTTAAAGATAGACGCGGCTACAGTAAGCTACCTGGGGGTCCAGCTTACTATACCTCCATCGCGGGGAAATCCATGAACCTAACGGTCACCGCTATCACCAAGGTTGGCGAAGACTACCCCTGTAGTTTTCTCGATAAACTGAGGAGCCATGGAGTGGAAGTGAAGCTCACCGCCACCCAGCGGCCAACGACAACCTTCGAAATCGAATACGACGGGGATCGGAAAATGAGGCTGTTGAAGAAATGCGCAGACTACACGTTTGAGGACCTTAACCATCAGTTCAGTAGAGGATTGCACTTAGGCCCAGTCGCAGGCGAGATTTCCTCTAAGGTTGCTTACCAGGCGATTAGGAAGGCCGAGTTCACCAGCCTAGACGTACAGGGGTTCATCAGATCCTTTGACGACGAAGGAAAAATAACTCTGCGGCCAAGCATGAATAACATCTTCACAAAGGCTGGGTTGATTAAATGCTCCTTGGAGGAAGCCCAGGCGATAACCGATGAAATGGCCCCCGAAGCCGCGTTGAGGAAGCTGTCGAACTTAGGGCCGAGAATCGTAATACTAACCTTAGGGCCGCAAGGAGCCTTTATGGCGGTTGATGAGAAAGGATACCGAGGTCCAGCTTACCCACAAGTTAAGGTGAGGGATGTCACAGGGGCGGGGGATGTCTTCGTAGGCGCGTTTCTATCGGGCGTTCTAAAGCAAAGCGACGAGCTGTGGAGCTTTTCGCTAGCGTTGGCGGCTGCCTCCATAGCCGTTGAAAAGGTTAACTCCCTAAGCATAAACCTTAACCGTAAAACCGTGGAAGAAAGGGCTGAGTGGATACATAACAGGATTTATCGCGTATAA
- a CDS encoding 30S ribosomal protein S17e — MGRVRTAAIKKLSKMIYQRYKDKFTSSFQENKRVLDELITVDSDKIRNQIAGYVTRLVKVAAIVHSPELEGEETPGDMT; from the coding sequence TTGGGGCGTGTCAGAACCGCTGCTATTAAAAAGCTCTCCAAGATGATATATCAGCGGTATAAGGATAAATTTACATCTAGCTTCCAGGAAAACAAAAGGGTTCTAGACGAGTTGATCACCGTAGACTCCGATAAAATAAGGAATCAGATAGCGGGATACGTTACAAGGCTGGTTAAGGTTGCGGCGATCGTTCACAGCCCCGAGTTAGAGGGAGAGGAAACCCCTGGAGACATGACGTAA